The sequence tcctgcactctcttcttcacctctcttctacactccccactactctgtactgttgatcccaagtatttaaactcatccaccttcaacaactctactccctgcatcctcaccattccactgacctccctctcatttacacacatgtattatgtcttgttcctattgaccttcattcctctcctctccagagcatatctccacctctccagggtctcctcaacctgctccctactatcgctacagatcacaatgtcctcagcaaacatcattgtccacgggactcctgtctaatctcgtatgTCAGCCtgtcaccactgcaaataagaaagggctcagagccgatccctgatgtaaacccacctccaacttgaatgcatccgtcaccaCTTAAGGTGTAATATAAAACTTAATTCCATCCATCTCCAAATCCTGCTTAACCACAGCAGGTCTGTAGAAAAGCtccagcctatcccagcaaggaTAAGGTGtaaagcagaaacaatccctggacaaggcgcCAGTCCTTTGCATGgcgaaaacacacacacacagtcaattgagcatcaccaatccacctaacctacatgtcttcaAACATAGagtgaacatacaaactccatgaaTAGAGCTCCAAAGACTCAAACCCTGCAGCACCATATTGCCTCATACcttaaatcagtcagtcagtcagtgtccaacctgttatatcctaacacagggtcatgggggtctgctggtgccaatctcagccagcacagggcgcaaggtaggaacaaaccccaggcggggcaccagcccaccacaggtcacacacacacaccatgcactcactagggacaacttaagattgccaatacacctaacctgcatgtctttggactatgggaggaaaccggagcacccggaggaaacatacacagacacagggagaacatgcaaactctacgcaggaagcgaacctgggtctcctaactgcaaggcagcagtgctaccactgtgccactgtgccaccccatagcTTAAATATAAATAGTTATTAAAGTAAACAAAACGTAAATACCTACGATGAAGATTTCAGCAGCAGCACACATGACAAAGTCTTCCCAAAAGGCACATTTTCATACGTCAATGGTCACTAAATACTTTGCTAGACTAGGTGACACCTCTCAAAATCACAATCTTTACTGCATAAACCAAGAACTTCAAACTGACGGGcaaaacagaaaactgaaattaCCGATGGGCTCTGCAGCCAATCTTGTACtacaacagcaaataaaaaacaaaaaacattagtgGGCGATGGATGATCCATATGCCTCATGGAAGGAGTCTCTGGAAGGTCAAATCCAAACACCCCAGGATGAtgggacctttttttttttttccttacatctTAGTGTCAGCCATTTCCCAATCAGGCAGTCCACATTGAATCCACGCCCACCCTTGTCCAAACTCACCCTTTCCATTACAGGTTTGTATGGAGCTTTGCCAGATCACAGCTGCCTCGGGCTCAAGGTTGGAGCCATCTAGAGATGGCATGTCCATTATGATGCACACAGCTACAACAAGATGGGTTTACAGCACCCAATTAAAGTGCCAGCCCTCTATACTTTTAGAAGGAGCTGATCATAAATAGCCATCTGCAAATTTTCGGCGATAACTTTCTTTCTAAAGCCGTTTGTTGGAGTTCATTGGTGTCCATAAATTACtgattgaaaatgtatttgtgaatAATAtggaattgtccctagtgtgtgcttggtgtgtgtgccctgctgtgggttggcacccagccTGAGGTGGTTTTCCTgtgttgtgccctgtgttggctgggattggctccagcagacctctgtgactcagtagttaggatatagcaggttggataatggatgaatggaacaaTGGTGTGTTTGGGTGTTTAAACATATGAATCAAGATAAAAATAACTATTTCCAGAATAGCAAAGCACTTAAAAAGCTATTTAATAGACATATCTAGTGATATCTTTTGTTTTCTGACATGCTAAATGTGCTTCTTTGACCACAAAACaagtgttggatttttttttttcagccattaaGCATCTTAtatacagaataattaaaaagatttcatgcttttatttcaagttttttttttttgtgccgtAAAAATCCATTTACAGACTATAAGTCCCCCATAAATATAAAGTCTTAGAaaataagtgtttattttttgttttgtttttttctctccgcCTTTAATGTGCCACTTCCATGGATATCACAAGTCAGATGTGGAGACCTGGGACAGCCTGGGGTCCGAGTCGATCTCATACCTGTAATGGTAACTCTGCATCAGTTCACGGCATGTATCCCTCAGGTTAATGATCCACTTTTTAATGCCCTTCCTGTTCAAGTACAGAACAAAGAGAAATATGATGCCAATAAATCCAAGGACAATTCCAAGAAAGACATAGGATGTCTGCAAGGCAATCTCTGCATGCTCATTGGAGTGGCACTCAAGTTCTGTGTCTTTCAAGGAGAGCAGCGACACATTGCGAAGCTCTTTAGGGAAGGCGCACACCAACTTTTCAGCATCCACCACGGCTTTAGTGATGTTCAGCCAATCTAAAAAATCTTCGATGCCACAAGTGCAGACAAAAGGATTGTCCCTGAGCTGGATCTGTACCTTCTGCTGCCTGTCAAAATCTCTCAGACTATCTGCTTTAAACGTCTTGATGGCGTTAAAGGACAAGTCAAGCACTTCCAGGCTGAGGCCGTAGAATGTGGAGTTTTTGACAAACACAATTGAATTGTTCCTTAGGTTTAGGTATTTCAGACCAGACAAGGAGGAGAACATGAATGGCGGCAAGTAGATAATCCCATTCTCGGAGAGATCCAGGTCCTGCAAGTTGGCGAAACTGCCTTGACAAAGGGAGCCCATGAGGTCGTCGATGCTCGAGTGGTTGTAAAAGGCGCGACTGAGGTTGAGTCCACGAATGGAGTTGTTCTCGGTGCTGAAGGCATCATGACTGATGACAGCAAGCTGGTTGTTGCTCAGATCAAGGAGGCGAAGATTGCGTAGTGAAGCAAACGTTTTGGGCTCTATCACACTGATTCTGTAAATGACATATACAGCATGTTACAAAATAAAGTTACTTTTAGGCCGCCACTGACAATTAAGACAAATATCAGCAATATAATAAGATAGGTTTGATGTACAAGAATACATAATGGCAATccaattggtaaaaaaaaaaaaaaccttaccagAGCCTGTTACAGCATACCGTTTCTGTGACGTCTTCATTAAAGActtgtgcccatatttatcaagtgtctcattATTACTCCTAGAAATTGCACTAAATGTcggactaggataagaatttctCCTACATCacagtaggacatgagaagtacaGTAGTTATGAAGCATCCTACACTCACAACCAACAAAGAGCAGGagttcacatttgagaatgaatgatctTCTGGCACCGGGAGGCACAAAATGGCACTTTGTGGTTTCATCGTATTAGAAAACTACAAAGCATCCTCATGATTTCCTAACACTAAGGCTTTGCCAGAaagataacagtaataataatcaaagtagaaaaaaaagaagacaaaaaaaggaaaacataataaggttgGATATTGTGCTAAGTTGCCCAAAATGTTACCACTTCACAACAACAAGAGTTTTTCATCCATGACCCCCTGTGTGTTGATACCGTCATAAAAATTGCGATTCACATGCGTACTCATCCACACTCTTGGaccaatgatctttatgtgcatgCCA comes from Polypterus senegalus isolate Bchr_013 chromosome 17, ASM1683550v1, whole genome shotgun sequence and encodes:
- the LOC120517978 gene encoding trophoblast glycoprotein-like; translation: MPAPGVQMFCTLLFVLLCLLAFGSPHPCPLSCECSEAAKTVKCVGRYLTAIPTDIPGFTRNLFITGNRISKIGPEPFKALENLTTLSLSNNRISVIEPKTFASLRNLRLLDLSNNQLAVISHDAFSTENNSIRGLNLSRAFYNHSSIDDLMGSLCQGSFANLQDLDLSENGIIYLPPFMFSSLSGLKYLNLRNNSIVFVKNSTFYGLSLEVLDLSFNAIKTFKADSLRDFDRQQKVQIQLRDNPFVCTCGIEDFLDWLNITKAVVDAEKLVCAFPKELRNVSLLSLKDTELECHSNEHAEIALQTSYVFLGIVLGFIGIIFLFVLYLNRKGIKKWIINLRDTCRELMQSYHYRYEIDSDPRLSQVSTSDL